CTTCTCATCAGGATGAGGCCCAGATGCAGGTTCGCGTACGAATCGCACGGGTCGCCCGCGAGGGCGGCGGAGAACTCCTTGATCGCCTCCGTCTCCCTCCCCTGCTTCTTCAGGCAGTAGCCGAGCGCGCTGTGCGCCGACGCGGCGCCCGGCTCGACGAGGAGCGCCTTCCGGTACCGCGCGGCGGCCCCGGCGTAGTCCTTCCTGCGCAACAGCCCCTTCGCCTCGCTCTCGAGCCGGTAGTACTCCTCCTTCAGCGGCTTCCCTGTCACGGCGGAGACCGGCCGCCTCCGCTCCGTCTCGACCGAGAGCCGCGTCCCGTCGCTGACGACGGTCACGCTCCCGTCCAGGTCCGTCCGGTAGACCGTGCAGTCGAGCGACACGAGCCGATCCAGCACCTCCCGGTGCGGAAGACCGAAGCGGTTCCCCTCGCCGATGCTGACGACCGCGATCTCCGGCCGCACCGCCCGGAGGAACGGGTAGGTGCAGGAGGAGCTACTGCCGTGGTGCCCGACCTTGAGCACCTGGCTCCGCAGATCGCGGCGGGTGGCGAGGATCGCCTTCTCCTCCTCGTCCTCGCAGTCCCCGGTGAAGAGGAACGAGGTCTTCCCGAAGGTCATGCGGATCACGAGCGAGTTGTTGTTGTAGTCGTCGGGGGAGACCCCGCGCGCCCCCGCGCCCTGCACCACCGTCGCCGAGGCGCCCCCGCCCCAATCGAACGTCTCCCCGCCGCGGACGACACGGAGGCGCGCGCCCGAGGATTTCACCGTCTCGAGAAGTTTCCGGTACGCCTTCGCGGGATGCGCGAGACCGTTGGCGATGAACTCGTTCGCCGGCACCGTTTCGAGGATTTCGGCGAGACCGCCGTAATGGTCGCCGTGCTGGTGGGTCAGGATCACGGCGTCGAGATGCGCCACCCCGCGCCGTTCCAGGTAGGGGAGCACGACCGCCCTGCCCTTCGTCCAGAGGCCCCCGTCGATGAGCACGCACCGCTCCGCCGTCTCCACGACGATCGCATCGCCGATGCCGCCGCGCCCCCAGCGCCGCTCGAGGCTGCGGAGGTACTCGTCGGCCTGCGCGCCCGACCCGCCCCCGTCCCCTTTCCGGGCCACGTCGAGGAACGTCACCCGCACCTGTCCCCGGGGAACGCCCGCCTCGCAGACGGCGGCGAGGGAGAGAAGGCAGCACGCCAGGAACAGGACGAAAGGATATCTTCTCATCGGCTTAGGTCCCTGCGCCGAAAAGCCCGGGGCAACGCCCGGTCCCGGCGCGGGGTCAGGCGCTCACCCTGAGGACGGAGAAGATCGCCAGGAAGACGACCGCGAGCATCAGCAGGAAGATGACAATCCCCGCGCACACCAGGGCGATCCGTGCGTTCATCGGCCGCGCCCCGCTACCGATAGTCGACGGAGACGCGCTCCATCACGACGTCCGTCACCGGCCTGTCCCCCGGACGCGTCTCCACCGCGCCGATCGTCCGCACCGTCTCCATCCCCTCGACGACCTCGCCGAAGATGGTGTGGCGGTTGTCGAGCCACGGCGTCGGAGCGAGCGTGATGAAGAACTGGCTCCCGTTGGTGCCGGGCCCGGCGTTGGCCATCGAGAGCACCCCGGGGCGGTCGTGCGAGACGGCGGGATCGAACTCGTCCTCGAACGCCGCCCCCCAGGCGCTGGCGCCCCCCCGGCCGGTGCCGGTCGGGTCGCCGCCCTGGATCATGAAGCCGGGGATGACACGGTGGAAGATGACGCCGTTGTAGTAGCCCCTGCCGGCGAGGAGCGTGAAGTTCTCGCATGCCTTCGGGGCCTTGTCGGGGAACAGCCTGCACGTGATCGTTCCCCGCGAGGTCTCGATGACCGCGTGGGGAGTGCCCTGCCTCTTCACCGCCGCACCCCCTTCTTCCCGGCCCTGCACCCCGCCCGGCCCGGCGCACGATGTCGCAAGCGCCGACGCGCCGGCCAGGACGGCCGCGAACGCCGCCGCCCGGACGCCTCTCCCTCGCCTCTCCGCGTGCATCGCCCCCTCCCCGTTCAGTACGCCGCCCCCCCCGCGCCCTTCCCGGAGACGATCTTGATGCTGGCGCTGGCCCCGAGGCGGCTCGCCCCCGCCTTGACCAGCTTCTCCGCATCCTCCTTGGAGCGGACGCCGCCCGAGGCCTTGACCCCCATCTCCGCCCCGACCGTTTTGCGCATCAGGGCGATATCCTCGGCGGTGGCCCCGCCGGTGCTGAATCCGGTGGAGGTCTTCACGAAATCCGCCCCCGCCGTCTTGGCGATCTCGCAGGCCTTCACCTTCTCGGGGTTGGTGAGCAGGCAGGTCTCGAGGATCACCTTGACGACCGTCTCCCCCTGCGCGGCGCGCACGACGCCCCGGATATCCTTCTCGACCAGCCGGTAGTCGCCCGACTTCATCGCGCCGATGTTCAGCACCATGTCGACCTCCCCGGCGCCCTCTCCGATCGCGTTCCGCGCCTCGAACGCCTTGGTCTCCGGCGTCGTGGCCCCGAGCGGAAAACCGATCACCGTGCAGACCTTGACCCCGGTGCGGCGCAACAGCTTCGCGCAGAGCGGCACGAACCACGGGTTCACGCAGACCGAGCAGAACCGGTACTCGGCCGCCTCCCGGCAGAGGTTCTCCACCTGCGTGGCGGTGGCGTCGGCCTTCAGGAGGGTGTGGTCGATCATCCCCGCCAGGTCGTTCGCCACCTTGCCGATGCCGCTCGAAGCCGAGATGCGCGCCGCGCCGTCCGTCTTGAACCGGCGGACCGTATCCTCCCGCGCGGTGGCGCACCGCCCGCACGCCGAACAGAGGTCGGCGAGGGTGCAGGTGGGGCCCTGTCCGCCCGCCGGCAGCCCCTTCAGCCTCGCGAGCACCTCCCTCGTCACCAGCCGCGCAAGTTCGCCTGAGTCCATATCCCTCCCCCGGGGTTGCATGCTTCAGCGGCGCCACAAAGGACACAGAGAAAAGAGTGCGCGTGCCAGAGCTTCATCCTCGTTTCCTCCGCGCTCTCCGCCGCGCCGCCCTCTACTCTTTTTCCAGCGCCATGATCTTGTCCACGCGCCGCTGGTGCCGCCCGCCGCCGAACGGCGTCTCCATCCACACCTTCACGATCTCCTTCGCCGCCGCGGGGTCCAGCAGCGGGCCGCCGAGCGTCAGCACGTTGGCGCAGTTGTGTTCGCGGCTGTTGACAGCGGTCCTGACGTCGTAGCACATCGCGGCCCGCGCTCCCCGCACCTTGTTCGCCGCCATGCACGAGCCGATGCCGGCCCCGTCGACGACGATCCCGCGATCGTAGCCGCCCGAGGCGACCGCGCGCGCCACCGCCGCGGCGTAATCGGGATAGTCGACGGCGTCCTTCGTGTAGGTGCCAAAATCCTTCACCGCGTAGCCGAGGTCCTCGAGGTAGCCGCGCAAAAGGTTTTTGAGGGCGAGCCCGCCGTGATCGGCCCCGAGGGCGACGCTGCGCGGACGCGCGGCCGGCTTCGCCTCCGGCGCCTCCGCGGACGCCGCGGACGGGTACCGGCCCGCGACCTCCCGGACGATCCGCGCGATCCGATCTCTGTCCGCCACCCGCCGTCCCTCCCCGCGGTGCGCCGGGCCCCGGCCCGCGCGCACGCGGACTACGCTACCACACGCGCTTCGACAGCGTCAATCCCAAAGCCGTGTGACCGCCTCCGGGCACGAGATCTCCCCCGCGCCATTCCCCCCCGGCGGACGCGTGTGTGGCGCTTTCCGCTGGCCGCGTGGGCGGCGATTCCCTATACTGGACGCGGAAGAGGAGAAGGAGCCGCGCGATGACCAGGCGGGCGTGGGGCTACCTCGAGGGAAGCGTCTCCATCGTCCTGAACACGGCGCTCTTCGCCGCGAAGCTCTGGCTGGGGGCGGCCTGCGGTTCGTTGGCGATCGTCGCGGACGCATGGCACACGCTCTCCGATTCGCTCACCTCGGCGGTCGTGATCCTCGGATTCTGGGTCTCCGGACGCCCGGCGGACGACAAACACCCGTTCGGCCACGGGCGCGCCGAGCTGGTGGCGGCGATCGTCATCGGCACCCTCCTCGCCGTGGTCGCCTTCTTCTTCCTCCACGAGTCGATCCTCAAGCTGCGCCACCCGGAACGGTATCCCGCCGCCCGGTTCGGCACGGCCGCGGCCGCCCTGTTCCTCGTTTCGGTCGTCGTGAAGGAGGCGATGGCGCGCTTCTCCATCTGGGCGGGCGGAAAGACCGCCTCGGCCGCCCTCGTCGCGGACGGCTGGCACCACCGCAGCGACGCCGTGGCCTCCGCCCTGATCCTGGCGGGCGGCCTCTTCGGCGGACGCCTCGGCTGGATCGACGGGGCGATGGGCGCCGCCGTCTCCCTTCTCATCGGCTACGCCGCGTACGACGTGCTCAGGTCCGCCTCCAGCCTCTCCATGGGCGAGGCGCCCGCCCCCGACCTCGAGCGCCGCGTCATGGAGATCGTCGCCGACGCCGCGCCCGAGGTCGCCCACGCGCACCACCTCCACGCACACGCCTACGGGGACCACCTCGAGCTGACCCTCCACCTCGGCTTCCCCCCGCGGATGAGCATCGAGGAGGCGCACGCCATCTCGGGGAGGGTCAAGCAGGCGTTGAAGCGCCGCCTCGACGTCGAGAGCACCACGCACCTGGAACCGTTGCACTCGGCGGGCCAAAATACTGTTGACACCCCTCGCGGCAGGGGGGTATGATGCAGCGCAAGGGTTGGATCCCGCGCCCGGGAGGACGGCGCGGCATTGGGCGGTCGTATATCCACGGTTGCGCAGGGGGAGGTCAGGCATGAAGAGATGGTCGACGTGGTTCGTCGTCGGGATCGCTGCGGCGTCGGTTGCCCTGGTCGGCGGCTGCAAGTCGGGCGCACCGCAGGGGGCTTCGGCGCACACCCAGTTCAGCAACGACGTGTCGTTCGAGGATATACCGGTCCCCGCAGGTTTCTCCCTCGTGCGCAAGGAATCGTACTCGTTCCAGAACGACGTCACCCGCGTCGGACACCTCGTCTACAAGGGGCGCAGCGACATCAACAACGTCCTCGCCTTCTTCCAGCAGCAGATGCCGCTCCACGGCTGGCAGGAGATGAGCTATGTCGACTCCCGCAGCAGCACCCGCTACTACGACAAGGAGGGGCAGACCTGCATCATAACGGTCGCGAAGCGGATCGGCTTGCGCAACATCAGGGTCGACCTCTCGATGCGGCCGAAGTCGCGCTGACCGCGCCAGGCGGCACGGATGCTGCAACGCCCCCCTGCACGGGGGGCGTTGTTTTTTGGGCGCAGGCGGCGCTCCGTCCCCGCGCGGGGAGGGGGCGGCGCAACCTTTCTGCCGCGCGATTCCTCTTGCCGGACTTGCTGCGGGTGCGCTAGGATGACGGTACGCTGCGGAGGGGATATGGCACGGCCACGCACTGGGGAGAGGAGAAGCACCACGCGGGTCCGATGCGCCTTCAAGGGCGCCTATCGCCTCGCGGGCCAATCCTCCCGCCCCACGGAGACGCGCGACCTGAGCGACGGCGGCCTGCTGATGCTCGTCTCGGGGGACGTGCGGCAGGGCGACGTGCTGGACCTCACCATTCCGCTCACGCCGGCCGGGAGCCCGCTCCGGGCCCGCGGCCGGGTCGTCTATCTGCGCGAGACCCCAGGCGCCCGCATACTCGCGGGTGTGCAGTTCCTCAGCCTCAGCGCGCGGCACCGGGAAGCGCTCGGCAAGAAGATCCGGGACAGGATGCTCCGCGGCGCCGCCCGCGTCGCCGCCCGCTGCTGAATCCGCCGGACCGATCGACGATCCGTCTCCAGCCAAGCGGCGCGCCGGCGCCGTCAATCCGGTTCCGCCCCCACCGCCGCCGCCGCCTTCCGGTCGAGCTCGCGCATCGTCTCCTCGAGGGCGGCCCGCAGCCGATCGCGCTTCTCCGGATCGAGCTCCCGCGGCACCCAGATCGGATCGCCGAAGACGAGCGCCCCCCGGGCGAAGGGCAGCGGCACGATGAAACGGTCCCAGCTCTTCAGCCGCTTCTTGCGGCTCACGTCGGCCGAGACGGGGATGATCGGGAGGCCGCTCATCTGGGCGATGAGGATGACGCCCGGCTGGGCGCGGTAGCGGGGGCCGCGGGGCCCGTCCGGGGTCACGGCCGCGTCGTTGCCCGCCTGGAGCCGATCCACCATCTCCAGGATCGCGGCCTCGCCCCCCTTCGCCGTCGATCCGCGCACCGCGGAGATGCCGAACCCCTCCAGCACCTCGCTGATGTACTGCCCGTCCCTGCTGCGGCTCACCAGGGCGCACATCCGCTTCGTCCCCCGTATCCTCCGGTAGAGATTCGGCATCAGGAGGAGCCGGTTGTGCCAGAAGGAGTAGATGCACGCCTCGCCGCGGCGCGCCCGTTCCTGGACGAAGCGGTCGTGGTGCAGGCCCGTCCGGATGCTCCGCCCGAGCAGCGCGATCAGAGGCGCGGCGACGACCCGGGCGGCGAAACGCAGCGCCCGGGCGCCCGATCCCACGGACCGTTCAGGCCGAACCATCGGCCGCACCCTTTCGCCCGGACGCGGGACGCGGTCAGGGCTTGAACTGCATCTCGTAGAGCTTCTTGTAGTTGCCCTCGCGGGCGAGGAGCTCCTCGTGCCTCCCCTCCTGCGCGATCCGCCCGTCGTCGAGCACGATGATGCGGTCGGCGTGCGTGACGGTGGAGAGGCGGTGCGCGATCACGAAGACGGTCCTGCCGCGCATCAGGGTATCGATCGCGTCCTGGACGAGGCGCTCGGATTCGGTGTCGAGCGCCGAGGTCGCCTCGTCGAGGATCAGTATCGCCGGGTCCTTGAGGATCGCCCGCGCGATGGCGAGACGCTGGCGCTCCCCGCCGGAGAGCATCTCCCCCTTCTCCCCGATCACGGTCTCGTACCCGCGGTGGAGCGGCGAGATGAAGTCATGCGCGTTGGCCATCCTCGCAGCCTCGACGATCTTCTCGAACGGGGCGTCCTGCTGGCCGTAGGCGATGTTGTTGCGCACGGTGTCGTTGAACAGGATCGTCTCCTGCGTCACGATGCCGAGCTGTCCGCGGAGGCTCGGGAGCGTCGCGTCCCGCAGGTCGACGCCGTCGATGAGTATCCGCCCGGCGGTCGGGTCGTAGAAGCGCGGGAGGAGACTCACGAGGGAGGTCTTCCCGGACCCGCTCGGCCCGACGATCGCGACGATCTCGCCGACCCGCACCCGGAGGTTGATGTCCCGCAGCACCCCGCCCTCGTCGTGGCTGTACTCGAAGTCCACATGCTCGAAGATGATCTCCCCTTTCACGCGCGGGAGCTCAACCGCGTCCGGTCTCTCGGTGAGGGTGGGACGGGTGTCCAGCAGATGGAAGATCCTGTCGGCTGCCGAGATCGCCTTCTGGAACCCGACGTTCAGCTTGCCGATGTTCTTCAGCGGCTTCACCATCGACGCCATCGCGGCGATGAAGACGACGAAGTAACCGGTGGTCAGATCCTCCTTGATGACGAGCCGGGCCCCGTAGTAGCAGAGGAAGCAGATGGCGAGCATCGCGCCCCACTCGGTGAGCGGGCTCAGGATGGCGGACTTCTTCGCGGCGGCCACCATCACCCTGAACAGGGTCCGGTTCTCCTGCTTGAACTTCCGTCCCTCGTACCGCTCCATGCAGAACGCCTTGACGACCGCGATCCCCGAGATCGTCTCGAAGAGGATTGACGAGATGTCCGCCACCTTCTCCTGTGCGCGCTTGGTGAGGCGACGGACCTTGCGGCCCACGATCCCGATCGGGGAGAGGATGATCGGGAAGATGAACATCGTGATGAGGGCGAGCTTCCACTCGATGCAGAGAGCGATGGCCGCGTAGGCGGGGAGCTGGATGCAGTCCATCAGCGTCTTGGCGAAGCGCCCGGAGACCGCCTCGAGGACGAAGCTGACGTCGTAGTTGACCCGGGAGACGAGCTCGCCCGTCCGCTTGCGGTCGAAGTAGTCCATCGAGAGGCTCTGGATGTGGCGGTAGAGGTGGTTGCGGAGGTCCTTCACCACCCCCTGCCCCACGTACTCGAGCATCACCTCGTGCAGATACTCGGCGACGCCCTTCAGGACGCTGCAGACAAGGAGGAAGAGGATGATCATGTTCAGCATGTTGGGGTAGCGCGGAACGTCGTTGAGGGAGGCGACGAGCCGCTCCGCCCGATCGCGGAGGGGGAAGTGGACCGTGGAGGGTATGGCGAGCTCCTTGCCGTTGAAGACGATATCCACGGCGGGGATGAGGGCCATGATGCTCACGCTCTGGAGCACCGTGAAGACCACCATCGCGAGCACCGCCACGATGAGCTTCCAGCGGTACGGCTTCAGGTAGGAGAGCAGCCGGAGATAGGTTTTCATCGCACCTCGCCCCGGTCTGCCGCCGGGCGCCGGTTCAGTTCCGCGAGCACCGCCGCGGCCGCGCGGCTGCTCGCCCCGGGTCCCCCCACGCGCGCCCGGACCGCGCGGAGCTTCTCCACCGCGGCCCCGTACGCGGCGCGGTCGCGCAGCAGGGCGAGGCCGGCCGCGGCGATCCGCGCGGGCGAGGCATCGCGCTGGATGAACTCGGGCACGATCCGCTCCCCCGCGATCACGTTCACGAGCCCGATGTACGGCAGCTTCACCAGGAGGCGGCCGATGCAGTAGGTCGGCCAGGACACCCGGTAGACGATCAACATCGGCTTCAAAAGGCACGCCGTCTCCAGCGTCGCCGTCCCCGAGGCGACCAGGACCAGCTCCGACGCGCGCGTCGTCTCGTAGACGGTCCCGGGCGCGACGCGCACCGGCACCGGGGAGGCGGCGAGCGCCGCCTCGGTGAACTGACGGAACCGTTCCTTCGGGGGCGGCGTGACGAACTCGATCGCGGGGAGCTCCCGCTTCATCATCGCCGCCGCCTCCAGCATCGCCGGGAGGTGGCGCCGCACCTCGTTCCAGCGGCTCCCGGGGAGGAGGGCGACCAGCCGCGCGTCCCGCGGGAAGCCCGCGGCCGCGCGGAACTCCGCGTCTCCCCTGGAGAAGATCAGGTCGTCGAGCGCCGGGTGCCCGACGAAATCCACCGACATGGCGGTATCGGCGTAGAACCCCTTCTCGAACGGAAGGATGACGAGCATCCGGTCCACGATCCGCGCGATGGTCTTCTTCCGCCGCGTCCCCCAGGCCCACACCTGCGGCGAGATGTAGTAGACGATCCGGGAGGGAAGGCGGCGCCTCTTGATCCTCTTGGCGAGCCGGATGTTGAACCCGGGGTAATCGACAAGCACGACCGCGTCGGGCTTCCACTCCTCCACGACGGAGAGGAGGCCGTGGAAGATCGCCCGCAGGCGGGCGTAGTTCCGCAGCACCTCCACCGACCCGAGGACGGCCAGCTCCACGAGGTTGTAGAGCAGCGTCGCCCCCGCGCCCGCCAACCGTTCCCCTCCGGCCGCCCGGATCTCGCACGACGGATCGCGCGCCAAAATCTCCGCGGCGAGCTTCGCGGCGTGCTTGTCGCCCG
This is a stretch of genomic DNA from Chlamydiota bacterium. It encodes these proteins:
- a CDS encoding MBL fold metallo-hydrolase, with protein sequence MRRYPFVLFLACCLLSLAAVCEAGVPRGQVRVTFLDVARKGDGGGSGAQADEYLRSLERRWGRGGIGDAIVVETAERCVLIDGGLWTKGRAVVLPYLERRGVAHLDAVILTHQHGDHYGGLAEILETVPANEFIANGLAHPAKAYRKLLETVKSSGARLRVVRGGETFDWGGGASATVVQGAGARGVSPDDYNNNSLVIRMTFGKTSFLFTGDCEDEEEKAILATRRDLRSQVLKVGHHGSSSSCTYPFLRAVRPEIAVVSIGEGNRFGLPHREVLDRLVSLDCTVYRTDLDGSVTVVSDGTRLSVETERRRPVSAVTGKPLKEEYYRLESEAKGLLRRKDYAGAAARYRKALLVEPGAASAHSALGYCLKKQGRETEAIKEFSAALAGDPCDSYANLHLGLILMRRDRPRALGCFEKYLDCHADTHWAGLAREKAGFLRARNGWELREEGREEEAIQELEKAVALAPGNAFAHFQLGLLYPPRDLEKARRAIARCLELEPEGRHAAEARLLAAELEADR
- a CDS encoding peptidylprolyl isomerase, producing the protein MHAERRGRGVRAAAFAAVLAGASALATSCAGPGGVQGREEGGAAVKRQGTPHAVIETSRGTITCRLFPDKAPKACENFTLLAGRGYYNGVIFHRVIPGFMIQGGDPTGTGRGGASAWGAAFEDEFDPAVSHDRPGVLSMANAGPGTNGSQFFITLAPTPWLDNRHTIFGEVVEGMETVRTIGAVETRPGDRPVTDVVMERVSVDYR
- the deoC gene encoding deoxyribose-phosphate aldolase, with protein sequence MDSGELARLVTREVLARLKGLPAGGQGPTCTLADLCSACGRCATAREDTVRRFKTDGAARISASSGIGKVANDLAGMIDHTLLKADATATQVENLCREAAEYRFCSVCVNPWFVPLCAKLLRRTGVKVCTVIGFPLGATTPETKAFEARNAIGEGAGEVDMVLNIGAMKSGDYRLVEKDIRGVVRAAQGETVVKVILETCLLTNPEKVKACEIAKTAGADFVKTSTGFSTGGATAEDIALMRKTVGAEMGVKASGGVRSKEDAEKLVKAGASRLGASASIKIVSGKGAGGAAY
- the rpiB gene encoding ribose 5-phosphate isomerase B produces the protein MVREVAGRYPSAASAEAPEAKPAARPRSVALGADHGGLALKNLLRGYLEDLGYAVKDFGTYTKDAVDYPDYAAAVARAVASGGYDRGIVVDGAGIGSCMAANKVRGARAAMCYDVRTAVNSREHNCANVLTLGGPLLDPAAAKEIVKVWMETPFGGGRHQRRVDKIMALEKE
- a CDS encoding cation transporter, producing the protein MTRRAWGYLEGSVSIVLNTALFAAKLWLGAACGSLAIVADAWHTLSDSLTSAVVILGFWVSGRPADDKHPFGHGRAELVAAIVIGTLLAVVAFFFLHESILKLRHPERYPAARFGTAAAALFLVSVVVKEAMARFSIWAGGKTASAALVADGWHHRSDAVASALILAGGLFGGRLGWIDGAMGAAVSLLIGYAAYDVLRSASSLSMGEAPAPDLERRVMEIVADAAPEVAHAHHLHAHAYGDHLELTLHLGFPPRMSIEEAHAISGRVKQALKRRLDVESTTHLEPLHSAGQNTVDTPRGRGV
- a CDS encoding PilZ domain-containing protein, with the protein product MARPRTGERRSTTRVRCAFKGAYRLAGQSSRPTETRDLSDGGLLMLVSGDVRQGDVLDLTIPLTPAGSPLRARGRVVYLRETPGARILAGVQFLSLSARHREALGKKIRDRMLRGAARVAARC
- a CDS encoding lysophospholipid acyltransferase family protein — encoded protein: MVRPERSVGSGARALRFAARVVAAPLIALLGRSIRTGLHHDRFVQERARRGEACIYSFWHNRLLLMPNLYRRIRGTKRMCALVSRSRDGQYISEVLEGFGISAVRGSTAKGGEAAILEMVDRLQAGNDAAVTPDGPRGPRYRAQPGVILIAQMSGLPIIPVSADVSRKKRLKSWDRFIVPLPFARGALVFGDPIWVPRELDPEKRDRLRAALEETMRELDRKAAAAVGAEPD
- a CDS encoding ABC transporter ATP-binding protein; the protein is MKTYLRLLSYLKPYRWKLIVAVLAMVVFTVLQSVSIMALIPAVDIVFNGKELAIPSTVHFPLRDRAERLVASLNDVPRYPNMLNMIILFLLVCSVLKGVAEYLHEVMLEYVGQGVVKDLRNHLYRHIQSLSMDYFDRKRTGELVSRVNYDVSFVLEAVSGRFAKTLMDCIQLPAYAAIALCIEWKLALITMFIFPIILSPIGIVGRKVRRLTKRAQEKVADISSILFETISGIAVVKAFCMERYEGRKFKQENRTLFRVMVAAAKKSAILSPLTEWGAMLAICFLCYYGARLVIKEDLTTGYFVVFIAAMASMVKPLKNIGKLNVGFQKAISAADRIFHLLDTRPTLTERPDAVELPRVKGEIIFEHVDFEYSHDEGGVLRDINLRVRVGEIVAIVGPSGSGKTSLVSLLPRFYDPTAGRILIDGVDLRDATLPSLRGQLGIVTQETILFNDTVRNNIAYGQQDAPFEKIVEAARMANAHDFISPLHRGYETVIGEKGEMLSGGERQRLAIARAILKDPAILILDEATSALDTESERLVQDAIDTLMRGRTVFVIAHRLSTVTHADRIIVLDDGRIAQEGRHEELLAREGNYKKLYEMQFKP
- the lpxB gene encoding lipid-A-disaccharide synthase; its protein translation is MSRILIVAGEESGDKHAAKLAAEILARDPSCEIRAAGGERLAGAGATLLYNLVELAVLGSVEVLRNYARLRAIFHGLLSVVEEWKPDAVVLVDYPGFNIRLAKRIKRRRLPSRIVYYISPQVWAWGTRRKKTIARIVDRMLVILPFEKGFYADTAMSVDFVGHPALDDLIFSRGDAEFRAAAGFPRDARLVALLPGSRWNEVRRHLPAMLEAAAMMKRELPAIEFVTPPPKERFRQFTEAALAASPVPVRVAPGTVYETTRASELVLVASGTATLETACLLKPMLIVYRVSWPTYCIGRLLVKLPYIGLVNVIAGERIVPEFIQRDASPARIAAAGLALLRDRAAYGAAVEKLRAVRARVGGPGASSRAAAAVLAELNRRPAADRGEVR